A single Calditerricola satsumensis DNA region contains:
- a CDS encoding DUF2759 family protein: MPVLEILFLLIGAVCVWSIFRQAREKNVLGVVMSILGAITGLGFGILELMAKLS; this comes from the coding sequence ATGCCGGTGCTGGAAATCCTGTTTCTGCTCATCGGTGCGGTCTGCGTATGGTCGATCTTTCGCCAGGCGCGGGAGAAGAACGTGCTGGGCGTGGTGATGTCGATTCTCGGGGCCATCACCGGATTGGGCTTCGGCATTCTCGAGCTGATGGCCAAGTTGAGCTGA
- a CDS encoding septation ring formation regulator EzrA, with the protein MKRRAVLLALAMVVAFFCLRASAQALPPWQDRPVLDEARLFSAPERQQMEELIRAFPYPVTVVVVPTMNGRAPDDVAREAFAAYGLDPRHLLLVVDAQRGALGVYAGAALAKAGLSAEWLAEKRRIFFEPYEKQNEIATGVAAFLQAVLDDTAQMAAAANLPRAATPAASDPSDRLSWSVVLLVASAVGAASSGTVLAVRQGVRRAVARQRARLAALRGELDAAARAYPASLAGQTASAWAEWCRSQVAWTERTTALEGTLDDIEDAGERFRLVRALRGVRATAQEVLALEEEARRLREASARLREAAERVKVALPHAAEEARVAGEALEAARQETGSSFAALVRLWEEGRRRLDEAERDAAAGDSLAAEAALSEARNAFRRVVTDSDALRLSRTAMDELENALRSAEATYRLLQESGYRFAEWSPEATLAGIHEERTELAEAWEAGDAERVTALLPALREAVERLSAQLEEEQAVRNAVGEQMPAVEARLRRAEEQLAAVEEELDALRHIYCLSEGDVFEAHARLREEAGVIADKLASAARLVAPETQRFRAAHALLADAEQAVDALLREGEDLLKRLEAMRKDERAVRQAVVEMERILHRRVQDLERAFLPLPKGMEASLREARAAIRQLQAQLRSVPLDVDSVRHQADALMKEVRAWEQAVEALLAGYRRAEEAICRANRYRGAHPRWEQALKEAEEAFRSLDFAHAEALAQAVLREAEGRRRPFGRGAAKR; encoded by the coding sequence GTGAAGCGACGAGCGGTCCTTCTCGCGTTGGCGATGGTTGTCGCATTCTTCTGTCTCCGCGCCTCGGCGCAAGCGCTGCCGCCGTGGCAGGACCGGCCCGTCCTGGATGAGGCCCGGCTGTTTTCCGCCCCGGAAAGGCAGCAAATGGAAGAGCTGATTCGCGCCTTTCCCTATCCGGTCACCGTGGTGGTCGTGCCGACGATGAACGGCCGTGCGCCCGACGATGTAGCCCGCGAAGCGTTTGCCGCCTACGGCCTCGATCCGCGTCACCTTCTGCTGGTGGTCGACGCCCAGCGCGGCGCCTTGGGCGTTTACGCGGGTGCGGCGCTGGCGAAAGCGGGCCTGTCGGCAGAGTGGCTGGCCGAAAAGCGGCGCATCTTTTTCGAGCCTTATGAAAAGCAGAACGAAATCGCCACCGGCGTGGCCGCGTTTCTGCAAGCCGTGCTGGACGACACGGCGCAGATGGCCGCTGCGGCGAATCTGCCGCGCGCCGCGACGCCCGCGGCTTCGGACCCCTCCGACCGGTTGAGCTGGAGCGTTGTGCTGCTTGTCGCGTCGGCGGTGGGGGCCGCATCAAGCGGGACGGTGTTGGCGGTGCGCCAGGGGGTGCGGCGTGCTGTCGCCCGACAGCGCGCCCGGCTCGCCGCGCTGCGCGGGGAGCTCGACGCCGCCGCCCGCGCGTACCCGGCTTCCTTGGCCGGCCAGACGGCGTCGGCCTGGGCGGAGTGGTGCCGGTCGCAAGTTGCGTGGACGGAGCGGACCACGGCGCTGGAAGGGACGCTGGACGACATCGAGGACGCCGGCGAGCGCTTTCGATTGGTTCGGGCCCTGCGCGGCGTGCGGGCGACGGCACAAGAGGTGCTTGCGCTTGAAGAGGAGGCCCGCCGGCTGCGCGAGGCGTCCGCGCGGCTGCGCGAGGCGGCCGAACGGGTGAAGGTCGCATTGCCGCATGCGGCGGAGGAGGCCCGCGTCGCCGGCGAAGCGCTCGAGGCGGCGCGGCAGGAGACCGGCTCCTCCTTTGCCGCCCTGGTCCGGCTTTGGGAAGAGGGGCGCCGACGGCTGGACGAAGCCGAGCGCGACGCCGCCGCGGGGGACAGCCTGGCCGCCGAGGCGGCGCTGTCCGAGGCGCGAAACGCGTTTCGGCGCGTGGTGACGGACAGCGACGCGCTGCGCCTTAGCCGCACCGCGATGGACGAGCTGGAGAACGCGCTGCGCAGCGCAGAGGCCACCTACCGCTTGCTGCAAGAGTCTGGGTACCGCTTTGCCGAATGGTCGCCGGAAGCGACCCTTGCCGGGATCCATGAAGAGAGAACGGAATTGGCTGAGGCGTGGGAAGCGGGGGACGCGGAGCGGGTGACCGCCCTCCTCCCCGCACTGCGCGAGGCGGTGGAGCGGCTGTCCGCCCAACTGGAAGAGGAGCAGGCGGTGCGCAATGCCGTCGGCGAGCAGATGCCGGCAGTGGAGGCGCGTTTGCGTCGCGCGGAGGAACAGCTTGCCGCCGTCGAGGAGGAGCTGGACGCCCTGCGGCACATTTACTGCTTGTCGGAGGGGGACGTGTTTGAAGCCCATGCGCGGTTGCGGGAGGAGGCGGGAGTCATTGCGGACAAGCTGGCCAGCGCCGCCCGGTTGGTTGCGCCGGAAACCCAGCGGTTCCGCGCCGCGCACGCGCTCCTGGCCGATGCCGAGCAAGCCGTCGACGCCTTGTTGCGGGAAGGGGAAGACCTGCTCAAACGGCTCGAGGCCATGCGCAAGGACGAGCGTGCGGTTCGGCAGGCTGTCGTCGAGATGGAGCGCATCCTGCATCGCCGGGTGCAGGACCTAGAGCGGGCGTTCTTGCCTCTCCCCAAAGGGATGGAAGCCAGCCTGCGCGAGGCGCGCGCGGCCATCCGCCAGTTGCAGGCCCAGTTGCGCAGCGTCCCCCTCGACGTGGACAGCGTGCGGCACCAAGCCGACGCCCTGATGAAGGAGGTGCGCGCGTGGGAACAGGCGGTGGAGGCGCTGCTGGCGGGCTACCGCCGGGCGGAGGAGGCCATTTGCCGCGCCAATCGGTACCGCGGCGCCCACCCGCGTTGGGAACAGGCGCTCAAGGAAGCGGAAGAGGCGTTTCGCTCCCTTGATTTTGCCCATGCCGAAGCGCTCGCGCAGGCGGTCTTGCGCGAGGCCGAAGGGAGGCGCCGCCCCTTTGGCCGAGGGGCGGCCAAACGGTGA